AAACTGTTAATTCCGAACGGTATTTTCAGATGTTCGGACAGTCGGATTTGTCTCCTTATTTTTGCAgtaaacaatgtatttatgtgtgtttagtgcaaaatgataataaaataaaaatgaatagacTTGTCCTCTTTCTGCAGTTAACGATTTacgtggtataaatatatgatattttaaaattaatatttaattttcattttgaaaatgtcatttcgtatagtaaaattcataatgtaCCTACGTAAATTCCTGCGAATgatgttttcaaattataacaaacaaacatcgttattcttaatttaaaatatgtaatgacATCCAAATATtaacttcaaatattttaaatacaaattttcgaattttattaaaatcttaacttcaaatgcttaaaaagtaattaagcataatatttttgaataaaaactcACAAGAacctttataatatctacattttCATGCTTTTTAATatagcaaaaaaattaatatcgacaataattgaaaacgtttataaatagctcaaaaaaatcaaaattattatgaaagttttttatttttatagaaaatgataatatacatggtaataatttcaagtatttacgattatttgtttttcaattacaaGTACAACAACGTGTCGTGTCgacaaatcaaaaattgttcaaagttaagtagttattagtttattattatttataattgactaTTGTACtggcaaataataaatatctaatatcgtaaaaatttgaacttcaaacgcTGACTCTGATAAACTTTTTCAAactataaatagctcaaacagagaaaatattttgatatttttttgttaataaaattactgatACGACCATttagtgaaaaatatatatatatatatatgccctacggctattttttttgaatttatgagAAGtagaaaatagtttaataagaaatcattatttattatccatttttgtaaactataaatttcaGACTAtcaaaacaaagaaaaaataagataaatataatatctataatttgtagaataaaatataatttcaatttttttttttttttgaacaataagaacataacttataattaatattaaaatttctaacatataaaaaaaaattatgaatttctaagtaggtaatataaaataatttgaaaattgtcaaaactacgaatttcaaaattaatcttaatttaaacgctaataaaaatatattgagacTGTAttctagatattttttaatttgtaaatgaaaCACTTATAggaattttcaacatttttgtttttttcttgttattttgaaaaggaCGGGAAATTTTCAATGCTAACTCATAGTAAAAactagatttaatttattacttcacTATCTTctaagttgaaaatttaagtatatttttttcattacttaTCGTGTAtgctatacatattacatacacaaaaaacacatataattgtaaaatctatttacattatcaattatcattgttccgctcagaatttaaaatatccaatagATTATACTGGTTATAGGTCCAATTGTCCAAACtactaaaagttattaaataaaaataaaaatatacgtaacaaattatcattattcattagcaTTAGTGACAAAGATATCAGTCTGAAATGTATGTTTGATGTTGATCTATTCGTTTCTTTTGTCTTTATACCATTTTtgtgttcaataatatttatcattaaattctaatacaatataatattatccattacAATGACCTATTCAATgtcgaaataaatttaagacatattagtatattatacaccagaacaaattattttaatttttttaatttttttagtaatcaaCTAATAGactaacatttaaatgtataatattaaagacggatataaacatatatatcacatatatacatactaccaattaattgtaaatgtttgtgattttataaaaatttgaacttcaaatgcttataaataaaaaatgtatatatatatgttactgtGAATGTTCGAAATTGGTGAACACCTAATAAATTggtaaatgttgaaaaattaaaattatatagacatttatTAGTGGATGTTGACTTAGGTACGTTCAACATACTACTTAttcacacattattattatatgcgagTAGTACTATAGTtgaatatatcttatattataatattataaaatagacacaacatataatgtttaattaaatcaacttGTTGATGTTAATCCCTTTGTACATCAATGATTGATACTAAATTTTCTTTAGACACTAAAAACGTTTCTGCTAGAGTACACAATGTTTtaatgtcattattttatcacattaaaatttcgaatataaaatttgtgtaAGACTAAAGTCTAAAAGACACTAAATGTTTATCGGTTTTGACGTCTCCTACCAAGAAGGAAACAGgaatattgaaacatttatatagtCTGGTGTTAAATAGGTCGTAAGCGACTaatgatcaaaataattttgattgaatACATATGACTAGTACACAGCTAACACCGTTTCATGTGGTTCgtgttatagatttttattgtaatttattaaataaaaaaatattattatcattagttctattagttaaaatctttattaacattttttattgtacattctTTTTCCTTGAAATGAGGATTTATCTATTTGGACAATAGTGAGTCAGATCCATCCATTTTTGACGCTTATTGAATTGAGTTATACACACCTTACTACATAAATACCTAACAGCTAACTACTTATACCACTGTAAAACCACCATATACGTGGGTgactaattatattgataagtaCAAAAGTAACTATCTTCAGgccaataaaataacattaatttgtgtaataaaataaataattcgaaAAATCAGTAGaatcaaacattaaatttattaacgcatgtttttaattttttaattattgtaatttgtttgaCTGAGTAAAGTAATTATACAAAGTATTAGAAACCATGGACCTTTAGTTGATCAGACTTGGCCAGACCACATTTAGTCAACCATTGACAAATATTTTCTCGCTGGTCTCCTTGTAACTGTAACACTTCACCATATTCAGGATGATCAACTACTGTACCATTGCACGCAAActcctaaaatatttaaattatttaaattaatttttacagtataagtaatttattaaaagagtAACTATAATACCTGTATGCTTTTAACatgtaatttatgattataaataaatcatatattaaggttaattattataaagtttaaagaaaattaataattttgtatattaaacaaagagcaaaattattaaatgtaatcaagttatttttaatttagataaatagataactatttttattacatttttaagtattataaacatttattttggaataattaataaaatattaaatgaacttagatattattaagtttaaataaaataaatatttcatattaattattattaccattttgCAAGCGCGTACAATCTTCTTCAAGTCATATTCTGATGATAGACCTTGAACCGTTGTCAATGTTTTACGGCCATTACGCTGTTGAATTCTTATATGAACAAGCCCATCTTGAACATCATCGTCTGCACCCTTGTTTGCATCAGCAAACGggtcttaaatataaaatattaacaataagttatttttaaatgaaactattaaccaattagtataaaaataatcaaaacggGATGAGTGTAATTGActagatcatattataatacaagtatgaACTAATAAACTTTGGAAAAGTTATCCCAgattagtacaaaaaaaaaaaaaccataaatgaTATCTGatcattaattttgaatatctatagttaaattttcaaaaatatataaattgataacaaattaaatatgaacagAAAAATATACTCAACCTAATAGTAAGTAAATTTAGTTGTACATTTAAGTGCTTATCctcaataattagaaaattatattaaaatatgacatgGGGAAACTTTACATAGTACTTATGATTAAGATCAAAGTTTAGTACATTATGGTGTTATTAAGAGGATACTACACCCACATGTTTCTTCAtcttacaaatgtacaatatagtaaacttattttcattagaacagatttagtgtttttaactttaatattagagacAATTGACTTACTAACGTTGGATAATTAAAAGAAGGTAAGAAAATTATCTGTTATTGCTTGttagttttttacaatattttgagttataagcaaataataagtatgtataatattaaaatataataatgctcaTAACTTGCTTAGAGAttgaaatatcgtaaaaaacagATGAGTGATAACAGATATGTTCTAGcctttatgtttaataagtcaatttgctcttctataatatactcttCTAAAATTAACAACACAAAATCGGTTCTACTgaaggtaaatttattttgttatacgtTTGTACAACGCATGCGGGTATAACATCTTCTTATGGACAGGATAAAGTGCACacaattaaatctaaaagCTTTAATGGTTAAGTTTTGCTTAGAAGatgtttaatgattatttcttAGATATCATACCAATATCCACATATACGTTTCATAATAGAAGATGTGTTGACGGTTTAATAAAAGGCCATCAAATAGAGCCGGACGgacgtgaaaaaaaataaataacatcaatCAATGTCCAATACCCACGACCCACAACGAGGACGAAAACCAACGACCAAAAATATTCATGCAAACGGTGGCTGCCAAAGATTAGGATCGGTCATTAGCAATCAGATTCACTTTTGTTCATTTTGATGACTATGTAAGAAAACACAGTACACGCAATACCATTGAGTTTAGCCATGTCACGCCAACGGGTGTACCGTCATGTACTCAAAAGTGAGGCTACGCCCATAATCATAAACACGCTCGCAAGCCTTGCAAGCAATAATAGTGTCGATGACACGCATTTCCTgtagaaaatgaaaatacacaaaaaaaacatacattgcTAGGAATCGAACGTGTTCACCGTTCATAGCGCTTCACTCGTAATCCACTAAGAAAAGTGTTCATGATTACGACCACACGCGCAACCCCGATTTGTAGGTACTTACCAAATACGTTGAGATTTTGGATTGACATACGTATTGTTCGTATCTCTTGTGTCGACTCGACTGGCCTTTTACGATTCCGCTCGGCGGTAGAACTTTTGGACACGTAGGTTGAACTTCAAAAGCTGAACAGCAACGCCGGGAACTGGGAAGAGATTCGAGAGAAAAGAACTGGCGTGCAGGTATTAtggcaataaaaatgtatatattatactttcaatgtattttttcatgaATGGTAACgaaaatatgaaatcaaaCTAAACGTGCAGATGATTATGGGTACAATGACtatgatgatatattatgataacaatgGCGCGACCAGTGGGCAGTGACaaaaatttatagattatagagcGTGTGCGACTGAGCACGAGGATGGACTGTTTTGTTGTGCAAAGggatatttgatatttccaATTTTGGTCATAATGATTACAAAATGGGGCTTATGCGTAGAAAAGAGATAGATATTTAATAGAGCCTATGCCTCATAAGACAtaagctaaaaaataatattataatatattattttccgtAAAGCGGCTTTATACTTCAGTTAATGAAatgtcgtattattatttatttccacattattttggtttaaaacatatgtttaaataacgcAATCATGGAAATTTTCCagattgtttataaaacagaaacatttttacaaaaaatctgaataaatagcaaaacataaaatataaattaattaataatataaaattcaggTTTTTTCTGATTTAAAGTGTATTTGATGAAATACTACAagatattagtaattaattattacaatttgtataacccatattatgtttgtttcaatattaaattaaattaaattttgtttttgctttaattaatttttgttgtgcATAGAGCC
This genomic stretch from Rhopalosiphum maidis isolate BTI-1 chromosome 3, ASM367621v3, whole genome shotgun sequence harbors:
- the LOC113556498 gene encoding eukaryotic translation initiation factor eIF1-like, encoding MSIQNLNVFDPFADANKGADDDVQDGLVHIRIQQRNGRKTLTTVQGLSSEYDLKKIVRACKMEFACNGTVVDHPEYGEVLQLQGDQRENICQWLTKCGLAKSDQLKVHGF